In Flavobacterium hankyongi, the genomic window TGTGGATTGTTAATAACTTTTGTAGGATTTTTTGTTTTAAAATTATTGTTTTTAATATTCTAATCGATTGATAATGAAAAAACTCGCTCATTGAGCGAGTTTTGATTTGTGTATGTTATATCGATTATGGTTGAGCAAAAGAATTTCTAGCTCCTCCAGCAACAAAAATTGCATCAATTCTAGCTTTTTGACCTAATGAGAACATGTACATTCCTCTATCGTCAGTATAGTCCATGTAGTTCATTGTCATTTCGACAGGAGTGCCAGTACAAGTACTATAGTGAGGATAAGCTGGAACACCATAATTAGCTGCATTATGAACTGGTGTATCTGATACTAAGTCAGATCCACAAGTTGCATCTCCCCAAATGTGACGTAAATTCATCCAGTGACCAACTTCGTGAGTAGCAGTTCTTCCTAAATTATAAGGATAACTAGAGCCTGAATCGCTAGTGACACCTGTATATTTAGAATCTATTACAACACCATCAGTTGAAGATGAACCTCCAGGGAATTGAGCATATCCTAAAATACCACCACCAATTGTACAAATCCAAAGGTTTAATTTGGTTGTTGGAGAAGTTGGGTCAATACCACCTTGTTTAGATTTTTTCATAGCATCTCTTGTTCCCCAAGATGATTTAGTTGTAGATTTTCTAATTACTTGGTCTAATACAAATGAAATTCCAACATTTGCTTTTACTCCTGAGAATAAAGCAGGTACTTGATTGTAATCTGAATTTTGAGCGTTGAAATCTTTGTTTAGCACATCAATTTGTGATTGAATTTGAGCTAAAGAAATGTTTTCAGCTGCTGTTCTATATAATACATTAACAACAACTGGAATTTCAATTTTCCCATTAACTAATCTCCCTGTAGTTAAGGCTTTTTGAGTCTGAGCTTCAATGTCAGCCATTCTTTGAGCTAATCCTGGATCTTCTCTTAATTGTTGCTCTAAAACTTCTTGTGAAGCACATCCTCTGTGAGCGGAAGCAGTAGTTGTTGATTGGTCTTCAGTTACTGTATCATTGTCTTTTTGACAAGAAAACATTAATAATGCTACTGAAGCACTTAACAATAATTTTTTCATAATTAGTTTGGTTTAATTAATAAATTATTAATTTTTTTTGTTAAATGGTATAACAATTCTATAATTTATTTCTTAACAAACCAAATTTTGCACTTTTAAATGTTTGTTTTTTTTTATTGTGTAAAAAATGTTAAATTTTATAATTTTTTTTAAGTACTAATAAATCATAGTTTATATTTTTTTGTTTATCGATTATGGTACCTGTTCTGAGCTGAGGAAAGAGAATGTGAAAATAGAAAAGTAGATATTTATGTATAATCTAAGTTAATTAGAATATTTAGTTTGTTCTAGATTTTATCGTCTATTATTAGATGGATTTTTAGAGTTTTAATTTTCAAAGACATAATTAATTATGTTGGCTCCCATTTTTAAGGCTTTTTCTCTAACTTCTTTTGGGTCGTTATGCACTTCGAAATCTTCCCATCCATCACCTAAATCACATTCGAAAGTGTAAAGTAGTACTAGTTTATTATTAATAAACACTCCAAAAGCTTGAGGTCTTTTTGCTTCGTGTTCATGGATTTTTGGTAATCCGCTTGGAAAAGAAAATGGTTTTTGAAATATGGTATGAGTTGATGGTAACTCGACTAAATCGTTATTTGGAAAAAGTTTTTTTATTTCGTTTCTTATGTATTTATCCATTCCATAATTATCATCGATATGTAAGAAACCGCCACTTGTTAAATAATTTCTAAGGTTTTCGATTTCTTGATTATTGAAAATTACGTTTCCATGTCCTGTCATATGTATAAAAGGATATGAAAATATATCAGGACTTCCTGGTGATACTGTACTTGGTTTAGTTTTTATTCTAGTATTGATGTTTGAATTGCAAAACTTTATTAAGTTGGGTAATGATGTTGGATTGGCATACCAATCACCGCCACCATTATATTTTAATAGTGCAATTTCCTGAGAAAACCCTAGGTTACAATAAAATAAAATTGTGAGTAAAACTATTTTTTTCATTTTATTCATTACTAAAAACAATGCTATGACAAGCTACTAATGCTGCAGTTTCGGTTCTTAAACGGGTGTTTCCTAATGACACTGGAATATAATCATTTTTAAGAGCCAATTCAATTTCTTTTGTTGAAAAATCACCTTCGGGACCTATTAAGATTGTGTGTTTGGTTTTAGGTTTTGTAATTTCTTTAAGAAGTTTTTTGTTTGTTTCTTCACAGTGAGCAATACACAAAACACCATCATTTTTTTTATTGATAAAATCCTTAAAAGAAATGGGCTCGTTTAGTTTTGGTAAGTAAAACTGATTAGATTGTTTCATTGCAGATTGAATGATTTTATCGAAGCGTTCAGTTTTAATTGATTTTCTTTCTGAATGATCACATATTACAGGAGTGATTTCATGAATACCAATCTCGGTTGCTTTTTCTAGAAACCATTCAAAGCGTTCATTCATTTTTGTTGGTGCAACTGCAATATGGGTGTAAAATTCTGTATGCTTTTGTGTTTCGGTTTTAGTAATTTTTACAGTGCATTTTTTTTCAGATGCTAAAACAATTTCTGAATGAAATAAGAATCCTAATCCATTGGTAACAAATAAAATATCGCCTTCTTTCTTACGTAATACTTTAGAAATATGTTTGCTTTCTTCTTTGTCAAAAGAAAACTCTGAACTATTTGTATTTATATCAGGATTATAAAATAACTGCATATTAAAATTCTATTCTAGCTTTAGATACTACTGATGAATCTTCAAATTTATTTTCTAAATATTTATGATAACCAACAATACCAATCATGGCAGCATTATCTGTTGTGTATTCAAATTTTGGAACAAAAGTTTTCCATCCGTATTTACTTTCAGCTTCTTTTAATGTTATTCTAATTCCGGAATTAGCAGATACTCCACCGCCAATTGCAATTTGATTAATTCCAGTTTCTTCAACAGCCATTTTAATTTTATCCATCAAAATTTGAATGATGATGTTTTGTATTGAGGCACAAATATCAGCTTTATTTTCTTCAATAAAATTAGGATTTTCCTTTACATTTTTTTGAATAAAATATAATATTTGAGTTTTTAAACCACTAAAGCTAAAGTTAAGTCCGTCAACTTTAGGTTTTGTAAATTGATATACTTTTGGATTTCCTTCTTTAGCATATTTATCTATTAATGGTCCACCAGGATAGGGAAGTCCTAATATTTTTGCGGTTTTATCAAAGGCTTCTCCAACTGCATCATCAGTTGTTTCGCCTATAATTTCCATATCAAAAAAACTATTCACTTTAATAATTTGAGTATGTCCACCTGAAATAGTCATGGCTAAAAAAGGAAATTCGGGTTTATCATAACCTTCTTCATCTATAAAATGTGCTAAAACATGAGCATGCATATGATGAACTGCCATTAAAGGAACTTGTAATGACATAGCTAATGATTTAGCAAAAGAACTACCTACCAAAAGCGATCCCATTAATCCAGGGCCTTGTGTAAAAGCAATCCCTGAAAGGTCATTTTTATCTATTCCGGCTTTTTTTAATGCAACATCTACAACAGGTACAATATTTTGTTGGTGAGCTCTGGAAGCTAATTCAGGAACTACACCTCCATATTCTTCATGGATTTCTTGTCTAGCCACAACATTCGACAATACTTTACTATCTTTAAGAACTGCAGCAGCAGTATCATCACATGAACTTTCTATTGCTAATATATAAATAGGAGATTTAGACATAATAAAGGGCACAGAATTTGTGTTATATTTTGAAAAACCAATTTAAAATAATTAATTTTACATCGAAGCCCAAAATTAAAGATTTTTATTGGAATTGCATCTTATTGAATCGCTTCACTTTTCGAAAATAAATCCTTGGAAGAAACTAAAAAAAATACAGGCCTAAAAAAACTTAGAAAAATTGTTTTGTTTTTCCTGCTAGGGTTAGTTTTACTTATACTTACCTTAGGTATTCTTCTATCTCTTCCAGTAGTTCAAACAAAGCTTGCTCAATACGCGACAGAAAGACTTAATGAGGATTTTGGTACAGATATTACAGTAGAAAATGCCAACGTATCTATTTTTGGTGGAGTCAAATTAAAAAATGTTTTAGTTAAGGATTATAAGAAAGATACGCTTTTTCATATTCAAATTTTAAAAACAAATATTCTTGATTTTAAGAAATTAGTTGATGGAGATTTGCATTTTGGAGAAGTTCGACTCCATGGAATAGATTTTCATCTTAAAAATTATAAAGGCGAAAGAGATACTAATCTTGACAAATTCATTGCTCTTTTTGATGAAGATAAACCAACTAAGAAAAGTAAAAAGAAATTTTTGTTAAAGGCAAAAGATATTCATCTTTTAAATGGTCATTTTTTATATATAGATGAAAATTTAAAAACACCTAAGGTTATTGACTTTACAAAGCTTAATGCTCATACTTCAAACTTTATGGTGTATGGGCCAGATGTGACTACAAAAATCAATGAAATGAGCTTCTTAGATCATAGAGGTTTAATAGTTGATAATTTAAATTCTGATTTTACATATACTAAGAAAAACATACATCTTAAAAATTTAGATTTAAAAACTAATGAATCTAATTTGGTAGGAGACTTAGAATTACGTTATAAGAGAGAAGATTTCTCAGATTTCAATAATAAAGTTGTATTTGATGTAAAAATCGATAAAGCTTCAGTATCGACAAATGAATTAAATCTTTTTTATGGAGAATTTGGTAAAAATCAACAATTTAATTTAAGAGGTAAAATTTTAGGAACCTTAAATGATTTTACTGCTAAAAATCTAAATTTAAGAGATAAAAACAATTCAATTATTGTTGGGAATTTTACTTTTAAAAATTTGTTTTCAAAGGAAAAAGATGCTTTCTACATGAAAGGTAATTTTTCTAAAATATCATCTACTTACGATAATCTTGATGCTCTTTTACCAAGAGTTCTTGGAGATAATTTACCATCAACCTTTAAGAAGTTTGGAACTTTCACTCTTTCGGGAACTACAGAAGTTACTCTTAAAACAGTAAAAGCTAATATTATATTGAAAACAGCATTAGGAAATGCTCAGTCAAATTTGAGTATGACAAATATCAATAATATTGATAATGCAACATATGTAGGAAATATAAAGTTTGATAATTTTGATTTAGGAAAGTTTTTATCTCGAGAGGATATTGGTGTTGTAAATTTAGATGTCGATGTAGACGGAAAAGGATTCACAGAAAAATACTTAGACACCAAATTAAAAGGAAAAGTTCAAAGCGTTTATTACAATAAATACAATTATAAAAACATTGTTGTAGACGGTACAATGGTCAAATCTGTTTTTAAAGGAAACATTACAGCAAATGATCCTAATTTAGTAATGGAATTTGATGGTAATCTCGATTTAAGTAAAAGAGAAAACAAATATGATTTTCATGCAAAAGTGGAATATGCAAACCTTGAAAAACTAAAAATTTATACAGCCGATTCAGTTTCTGTTTTTAGAGGTGATGTATTAATGAATTTGCATGGTAATTCTATAGATAATTTGCATGGCGATGTTTACATAAATAAAACATCTTACGAAAACAATAAGGATACTTATTTCTTTGATGATTTCATGATTAAATCATCTTTTGATGAAAATCGTGTGAGAACAATTACAGTTAATTCACCAGATATTATTGATGGAAAAATAGAAGGTAAATTCCAGTTTAGCCAATTAATGAAGTTAATCGAAAATTCATTAGGAAGTCTTTACGCAAACTATTCTCCTAATAAAGTTAAAAAAGGACAGTATATTAAATTTGATTTTAATGTTTACAGTAAATTAATTGAAATTTTTTATCCAGAGGTTTCGCTTGGAGAAAATACTTTCGCAAAAGGATATATTAATTCTGATAATGGCGAATTTAAGTTTAATTTTAAATCTCCTAGTATTACTGCTTACAACAATCAATTTGACAATGTAAATATTGATATAGACAATAAAAACCCTCTTTATAATGCTTATATTGAGATGGATAGTATAAAAACAAAGCATTATAAAGTTTCAGACTTAAGCTTGATTAATGTTACTGCAAATGATACTTTGTTTTTTAGAACTGAATTTAAAGGCGGAAATAAAGCAGAAGATTATTATAATTTAAACTTATACCACACAATAAATGAAGATAAGAGGAGTGTTGTTGGTATAAAAAAATCGGAAGTTAATTTCAAAGATGTTCTGTGGTTTCTAAATGAAGATGAATCTAAAGACAATAAAATTGTTTTTAATAAAAAATTAACTGAGTTTGACATTGAAAAAATTTCGATGTCTCATGAAAATCAAATGGTTAATTTGATGGGAGTAATAAAAGATTCAACTTATAAAGATCTTAAACTTACTTTCAATAATGTACATCTAGATAAAATTACACCTTCTATTGATAGCTTAAAACTTAAAGGAAATGTAAACGGGATGATTGATTATAAACAAAGAAAATCAATCTATGAACCTACAGCTTTAGTGACAATCGATAGTTTAGGAATTAATAATTATCATTTAGGAAAGCTAGATTTAAGTGTAAAAGGTGATAACACTTTCAAGAATTTTGAAGTTAATTCGGTTCTTAGAAATGAAGGGTTAGAATCATTTACCGCTCAAGGTTTTGTATATGCTGAAGATAAAAAAACAACTCTTGATTTAGACTTAAGACTTGATGAATTTAATATGGGGGCATTTAGCCCTTTGGGAGGAAATATTATAACCAATATTAGAGGGCTGGCTTCAGGTGCCGCAAAATTTGAAGGTGATTTTGAAAATCCTGATATAACCGGAAGGCTTTATCTTAACAAAGCAGGCTTAAAAATACCGTATTTAAATGCTGATTATGATTTCGAAAACAATGCCATTGTCGATATAACAGAAAATCAGTTTACCTTCAGAAATATTGATCTCATTGATACTAAGTTTAAAACTCAAGGAGTATTGAGTGGTTCTATACGACACACTAAGTTTGCAGATTGGTATTTAGACTTGAATGTTGATTCGAAAAGGTTATTGGCACTAAATACAAAAGATTCTGACGATGCATTGTATTATGGGACAGCTTTTATTAATGGAGATGCATCGATTCGTGGGCCTTTAAATGGATTAGTAATTAATGTAAATGCAAAATCTGAAAAAGGAACATCAATCAAAATTCCTATTAGCGATTCTGAAACTTCTTCGGAACGAGATTATATAAAATTTACTTCTGCTAAAGAAAAACTAGCTGAAGCAATAGGTAAAGGTCCCAAAACAAAAAAATATGATGGTGTTGAGCTAAATTTTGAGTTAGATATTACACCAGATGCTGAGATTGAGGTGATAATTAACAAAAGTACCGGTCACGGCTTAAAAGGTCGTGGTTTCGGATCGCTTTTAATGGAAATTAATACTTTAGGTAAATTCAATATGTGGGGAGATTTCCAGGCATATGAAGGAACTTATAACTTTAAATATGGAGGAATTATTGACAAGAAATTTGAATTGAAAAAAGGAGGTTCTATTTCATGGGATGGGGATCCATTAAATGCAACACTTAACATGGAGGCTGTATATAAAACTGAAGCTAATCCTGCAGTGTTGCTGGAAAATCCTTCATTCAATAAAAAAATTCCAACGGAGGTTGTAATTAAGTTAACAGATAAGTTAACTAATCCTGTTCCTGATATTTCAATTAATTTCCCAACAGTTAGTTCAGTTTTAAGATCTGAGTTGGACTATAAATTAAGTGATAATGATACTAGACAAACTCAAGCTATATATTTACTTTCATCAGGTAGCTTTTTAAGTGATAAAGGAGTTGCAGAAAACGCCATTACTGGAAATCTATTAGAGAGAGCAAATAGTTTGTTTGATGATATTTTTGCAGATGAAGATTCAAAATTAAAAATCAGACCAAATTACGTACAAGGAAGTAAAACCAATCAAGGTCTTGAAACAGATGGACGTATTGGTGTTACAGTTTCTACACAAATAAGTGATAAAATTACTATCAATGGTAAATTAGGAGTTCCAGTGGGTGGTATCACTGAAACTGCTGTTGTTGGTGATGTTGAGATTCAATTACGTTTAAACGAAGATGGATCTTTAAAAGCAAGGGTTTTTAATCGTGAAAATGATATTAATTATATAGGTGAGGGTATTGGTTATACTCAAGGTGTCGGTATTTCTTATGAAGTAGATTTTAATACTTTCAAAGAATTAGTTTCTAAAATATTAAATTCTAAAAAGAATAAGCAACAGGATCAAAGTCCACAAGATGTTCCTGATTCAGATTTGTCACCAGATTTTATTCAATTTACTGAACAACGTCAGAAAAAATCTACCGAAAAACCAAAAAATCAAGATGATACGCCTCCAGATCCCAACTAATTTTTGCTGATTTTTAAAAACTTATTAACGAAAACGTTTGAATATTTTAGTTATCTCGGTTTTTTAACATTACACTGAATTATTACTAATTTTCTTTACTAACTTTACAATATCAAACGTTTTGAAATGTCAAAAAACATTAAAAAAATTGGGGTTTTAACCTCAGGAGGAGATTCTCCAGGAATGAATGCAGCGATTCGATCAGTAGTTCGTACTTGTGCTTATCATAATATAGAATGTATAGGGATTTATAGAGGTTACCAAGGAATGATTGAAGGTGATTTTAAAGAAATGGGTCCTCGTTCAGTAAACAATATAGTAAATAAAGGAGGTACAATTTTAAAGTCAGCTCGTTCGTTAGATTTTAAAACTACTGAAGGACGTAAAAAAGCTCACCAAAACCTTGTAAATGCTGGTATAGATGCATTAGTTGTTATTGGTGGTGATGGAACTTTTACAGGTGCTGAAATATTCAATAACGAATTTGGATATCCAGTTATGGGAATCCCTGGTACAATTGATAATGATATTTATGGTACAAGTCATACTTTAGGCTATGATACAGCATTAAATACTGTTGTAGAGTGTATAGATAAAATTCGAGATACTGCCAGTTCACACAATCGCTTATTTTTTGTCGAAGTAATGGGGCGTGATGCTGGGCATATTGCTTTAAATGCAGGAATTGGAGCAGGAGCAGAGGAAATTCTTATTCCAGAAGAAGATTTAGGATTAGAGCGTCTTTTAGAATCTTTGCAAAAAAGTAAAGCTTCTGGAAAATCATCAAGCATTGTGGTGGTCTCTGAAGGAGATAAAATTGGTAAAAATGTTTTCGAATTAAAAGAATACGTTGAAGAACACATGCCTGAATATGATGTCCGTGTGTCTGTTTTAGGACACATGCAGCGCGGTGGTTCGCCTTCATGCTTCGATAGGGTTTTAGCTTCACGATTGGGAGTAAAAGCAGTTGAATCTATCTTAGAAGGAAAATCAAACTTCATGGTTGGTCTGTATCAAGATAAGGTTACCCTAACTCCATTGGAACAAGCAATAAAAGGAAGTTCTAAAATAGATAAAGAATTACTACGAGTTTCAGACATAATGTCTACATAAAAAAACAATAAGCTTTTGGCTGTAAGCTTTAAGCGAATGATAAATAGAAAAACAAAACAAAGAACAATGAAAAGCTTTAAGCCTATTGCTTAAAGCCTAAAGCAAAAAACGAATATGAAAGTAAGATTAGGAATTAATGGTTTTGGCCGTATTGGTCGTATTGTTTTCAGAGAAACATTTAACAGAGATAATGTAGAAGTAGTTGCCATAAACGATTTATTAGATGTTGAGCATTTAGCTTATTTATTAAAATACGATTCAGTTCATGGTCGTTTTGACGGAAAAGTAGAA contains:
- a CDS encoding zinc metalloprotease translates to MKKLLLSASVALLMFSCQKDNDTVTEDQSTTTASAHRGCASQEVLEQQLREDPGLAQRMADIEAQTQKALTTGRLVNGKIEIPVVVNVLYRTAAENISLAQIQSQIDVLNKDFNAQNSDYNQVPALFSGVKANVGISFVLDQVIRKSTTKSSWGTRDAMKKSKQGGIDPTSPTTKLNLWICTIGGGILGYAQFPGGSSSTDGVVIDSKYTGVTSDSGSSYPYNLGRTATHEVGHWMNLRHIWGDATCGSDLVSDTPVHNAANYGVPAYPHYSTCTGTPVEMTMNYMDYTDDRGMYMFSLGQKARIDAIFVAGGARNSFAQP
- a CDS encoding DUF4159 domain-containing protein gives rise to the protein MKKIVLLTILFYCNLGFSQEIALLKYNGGGDWYANPTSLPNLIKFCNSNINTRIKTKPSTVSPGSPDIFSYPFIHMTGHGNVIFNNQEIENLRNYLTSGGFLHIDDNYGMDKYIRNEIKKLFPNNDLVELPSTHTIFQKPFSFPSGLPKIHEHEAKRPQAFGVFINNKLVLLYTFECDLGDGWEDFEVHNDPKEVREKALKMGANIINYVFEN
- a CDS encoding 16S rRNA (uracil(1498)-N(3))-methyltransferase — encoded protein: MQLFYNPDINTNSSEFSFDKEESKHISKVLRKKEGDILFVTNGLGFLFHSEIVLASEKKCTVKITKTETQKHTEFYTHIAVAPTKMNERFEWFLEKATEIGIHEITPVICDHSERKSIKTERFDKIIQSAMKQSNQFYLPKLNEPISFKDFINKKNDGVLCIAHCEETNKKLLKEITKPKTKHTILIGPEGDFSTKEIELALKNDYIPVSLGNTRLRTETAALVACHSIVFSNE
- the tsaD gene encoding tRNA (adenosine(37)-N6)-threonylcarbamoyltransferase complex transferase subunit TsaD is translated as MSKSPIYILAIESSCDDTAAAVLKDSKVLSNVVARQEIHEEYGGVVPELASRAHQQNIVPVVDVALKKAGIDKNDLSGIAFTQGPGLMGSLLVGSSFAKSLAMSLQVPLMAVHHMHAHVLAHFIDEEGYDKPEFPFLAMTISGGHTQIIKVNSFFDMEIIGETTDDAVGEAFDKTAKILGLPYPGGPLIDKYAKEGNPKVYQFTKPKVDGLNFSFSGLKTQILYFIQKNVKENPNFIEENKADICASIQNIIIQILMDKIKMAVEETGINQIAIGGGVSANSGIRITLKEAESKYGWKTFVPKFEYTTDNAAMIGIVGYHKYLENKFEDSSVVSKARIEF
- a CDS encoding translocation/assembly module TamB domain-containing protein gives rise to the protein MEETKKNTGLKKLRKIVLFFLLGLVLLILTLGILLSLPVVQTKLAQYATERLNEDFGTDITVENANVSIFGGVKLKNVLVKDYKKDTLFHIQILKTNILDFKKLVDGDLHFGEVRLHGIDFHLKNYKGERDTNLDKFIALFDEDKPTKKSKKKFLLKAKDIHLLNGHFLYIDENLKTPKVIDFTKLNAHTSNFMVYGPDVTTKINEMSFLDHRGLIVDNLNSDFTYTKKNIHLKNLDLKTNESNLVGDLELRYKREDFSDFNNKVVFDVKIDKASVSTNELNLFYGEFGKNQQFNLRGKILGTLNDFTAKNLNLRDKNNSIIVGNFTFKNLFSKEKDAFYMKGNFSKISSTYDNLDALLPRVLGDNLPSTFKKFGTFTLSGTTEVTLKTVKANIILKTALGNAQSNLSMTNINNIDNATYVGNIKFDNFDLGKFLSREDIGVVNLDVDVDGKGFTEKYLDTKLKGKVQSVYYNKYNYKNIVVDGTMVKSVFKGNITANDPNLVMEFDGNLDLSKRENKYDFHAKVEYANLEKLKIYTADSVSVFRGDVLMNLHGNSIDNLHGDVYINKTSYENNKDTYFFDDFMIKSSFDENRVRTITVNSPDIIDGKIEGKFQFSQLMKLIENSLGSLYANYSPNKVKKGQYIKFDFNVYSKLIEIFYPEVSLGENTFAKGYINSDNGEFKFNFKSPSITAYNNQFDNVNIDIDNKNPLYNAYIEMDSIKTKHYKVSDLSLINVTANDTLFFRTEFKGGNKAEDYYNLNLYHTINEDKRSVVGIKKSEVNFKDVLWFLNEDESKDNKIVFNKKLTEFDIEKISMSHENQMVNLMGVIKDSTYKDLKLTFNNVHLDKITPSIDSLKLKGNVNGMIDYKQRKSIYEPTALVTIDSLGINNYHLGKLDLSVKGDNTFKNFEVNSVLRNEGLESFTAQGFVYAEDKKTTLDLDLRLDEFNMGAFSPLGGNIITNIRGLASGAAKFEGDFENPDITGRLYLNKAGLKIPYLNADYDFENNAIVDITENQFTFRNIDLIDTKFKTQGVLSGSIRHTKFADWYLDLNVDSKRLLALNTKDSDDALYYGTAFINGDASIRGPLNGLVINVNAKSEKGTSIKIPISDSETSSERDYIKFTSAKEKLAEAIGKGPKTKKYDGVELNFELDITPDAEIEVIINKSTGHGLKGRGFGSLLMEINTLGKFNMWGDFQAYEGTYNFKYGGIIDKKFELKKGGSISWDGDPLNATLNMEAVYKTEANPAVLLENPSFNKKIPTEVVIKLTDKLTNPVPDISINFPTVSSVLRSELDYKLSDNDTRQTQAIYLLSSGSFLSDKGVAENAITGNLLERANSLFDDIFADEDSKLKIRPNYVQGSKTNQGLETDGRIGVTVSTQISDKITINGKLGVPVGGITETAVVGDVEIQLRLNEDGSLKARVFNRENDINYIGEGIGYTQGVGISYEVDFNTFKELVSKILNSKKNKQQDQSPQDVPDSDLSPDFIQFTEQRQKKSTEKPKNQDDTPPDPN
- the pfkA gene encoding 6-phosphofructokinase: MSKNIKKIGVLTSGGDSPGMNAAIRSVVRTCAYHNIECIGIYRGYQGMIEGDFKEMGPRSVNNIVNKGGTILKSARSLDFKTTEGRKKAHQNLVNAGIDALVVIGGDGTFTGAEIFNNEFGYPVMGIPGTIDNDIYGTSHTLGYDTALNTVVECIDKIRDTASSHNRLFFVEVMGRDAGHIALNAGIGAGAEEILIPEEDLGLERLLESLQKSKASGKSSSIVVVSEGDKIGKNVFELKEYVEEHMPEYDVRVSVLGHMQRGGSPSCFDRVLASRLGVKAVESILEGKSNFMVGLYQDKVTLTPLEQAIKGSSKIDKELLRVSDIMST